One genomic segment of Nocardia spumae includes these proteins:
- a CDS encoding aminotransferase class I/II-fold pyridoxal phosphate-dependent enzyme, which produces MSSSAREPAATQPLPSVLFDLTLSENPFPPLPSVLEVVDDALLRANRYPEFLPRRLPALIAAHVGVSAEQVVVGAGATGVALQIMQTVPGPGRRMVFASPTFDGYPIMAAMAGLEAVAVPLDTDGGQQLAAMACAVDERTALVAVCRPHNPTGTVPAAAELRAFLFGIPRHIPVILDEAYVEFLAEDQVVDPCELIEHYPNLLVLRTFSKAYGLAGLRIGYAFGAPELIARVRRMQLPFGMPDYAVAAVRACYRASAELSERISDITAEREWLRTALRHRGIAVPSSRGNFLYLPGSAVHATLAAAGIAAKGYPDGSARIAVGDPRADAAVLRAFDGTDEPMLTRVGHRTRRPPGVGAGTVR; this is translated from the coding sequence ATGAGCTCCTCCGCCCGGGAACCGGCCGCGACACAGCCCCTGCCGTCGGTCCTCTTCGATCTGACACTGAGCGAGAACCCGTTCCCGCCTTTGCCTTCGGTGCTCGAGGTGGTCGACGACGCCCTGCTGCGCGCGAATCGGTATCCGGAGTTCCTGCCGCGGCGGCTGCCCGCGCTGATCGCCGCGCATGTCGGGGTCAGTGCCGAGCAGGTGGTGGTCGGTGCGGGTGCGACCGGCGTGGCGCTGCAGATCATGCAGACGGTGCCGGGGCCCGGTCGTCGCATGGTGTTCGCGAGCCCGACTTTCGACGGCTATCCGATCATGGCGGCCATGGCCGGGCTGGAAGCCGTTGCGGTGCCGTTGGATACGGACGGCGGCCAGCAACTGGCGGCGATGGCGTGTGCGGTGGACGAGCGCACCGCGCTGGTAGCGGTGTGCCGTCCGCACAATCCGACCGGCACGGTGCCGGCCGCGGCCGAGCTCAGAGCGTTCCTGTTCGGGATCCCGCGCCACATTCCGGTGATTCTGGACGAGGCGTATGTGGAGTTCCTGGCCGAGGACCAGGTGGTCGACCCCTGTGAGCTCATCGAGCACTATCCCAATCTGCTGGTGCTGCGGACGTTTTCGAAGGCCTACGGATTGGCCGGCCTGCGCATCGGCTATGCCTTCGGCGCGCCGGAACTGATCGCCCGGGTGCGGCGGATGCAGCTGCCCTTCGGTATGCCCGACTACGCCGTCGCGGCCGTGCGCGCCTGCTATCGGGCCTCGGCGGAGCTGTCCGAGCGGATCTCCGATATCACCGCCGAGCGGGAGTGGTTGCGAACCGCCCTGCGGCACCGCGGTATCGCGGTGCCCAGCAGTCGCGGCAACTTCCTGTACCTCCCGGGTTCGGCCGTGCACGCGACGCTGGCGGCGGCGGGAATCGCGGCGAAGGGATATCCGGACGGCAGCGCGCGGATCGCGGTCGGCGATCCCCGTGCCGACGCCGCGGTACTGCGCGCGTTCGACGGGACCGACGAGCCGATGCTCACCCGGGTCGGGCACCGCACGCGCCGGCCGCCGGGGGTCGGCGCCGGGACCGTGCGGTGA